Below is a genomic region from Mesorhizobium sp..
GAAGCCCGCGGACATATGATGCTGGCGGCATTCGAGGGCGGGATCGCCATTGCCAAGGGGTTGGGCCCGGCGCACGCCATCGCGATCAGCTGCGGCGACCAGGGCTTGCATCATGGACGGCTGAGCGCGCTCGGCCTTCTGGCGACCATGGAGTTCGCGCGAGAAACCCAGCCCGCCAAGTACCGTGCGCTCGGGCAAGCGGTCGGGCTGGACGATTTCCATCGGGGACTCCGCGCATTGATGAGGCGGCTCGGACTGCCTGTGACCCTCGGCGGGCTTGGCTACAGGACGGCGTCGCTGGACGCGTTGGCGCTGGCCTGTGCGGAAAGCCACTTCAACCTGACCGCCCCGGTTGCGCCGGGAGTGTCCCAGTACCGGGAGATGCTGACCTCGATACTGGAATGAGTTCGCGGCGAGCCAGGAAGCCGCCGCGTTGAAGACCGCCCTTGGGGAGAGGGCGATGCAGCTCACAGGCGGATCGCCGGTGGCGAAGCCGCGCACAAGGGAGGAACAAATGAGAACTGGCATCAACAGGATTACCCGTCGCACCGCGCTCGGACTTGCGACGTCGGCTGCTTTGTCACTCGCCATGCCGGCGCTGGCCGCGGATGACATCGTCATCGGCGCCTCGCTGCCGCTCAGCGGTCCGCTTGCGGGCTTCGGTTCGTACCTGAACTGGGGTTACGACCACGCGATCAAGGAGGTGAATGCCGCGGGCGGCATCGAGATCGATGGCGAAAAGCGTATGCTTCGCCTCGAAGTCCGCGACGACAAGTCGGACCCGAATGTCGTTGCCTCGAACACGGAAACCCTGATCTCCCGCGACGGCGCGATCGCAATCCTCGCATCTCCGACACCGCCCCTGGTGGCGGCCGGCGGTCTGGTCGCCGAGCGCAATCGGGTGCCGTTCATCACCGGCGCCGCCCCGATCGAATCCTTCAAGGCCATCCGGAAATGGAAATACGGATGGGACGTGTTCTTCTGGGAGCCCGAACTCGGCGCCTCGCCCTTCAAGCTGGTCAACGACCTCGCTCTGCCGACCAACAAGAAGATCGTGATCCTGCACGACAACGGGCCGGACGGACAGGTGGTCGGCGGCCAGGCCTGGCCGGCGCTCGCCAAGGAATTCGGGTTCGAGGTCGTCCAGAATTCCGGCTTCCCGATGGATTCCATGCAGTTCACCTCCGTCATCGCCGACGCGAAGGCTTCCGGCGCCGACATCATGCTGGTGATGTCGTCGA
It encodes:
- a CDS encoding amino acid ABC transporter substrate-binding protein; amino-acid sequence: MRTGINRITRRTALGLATSAALSLAMPALAADDIVIGASLPLSGPLAGFGSYLNWGYDHAIKEVNAAGGIEIDGEKRMLRLEVRDDKSDPNVVASNTETLISRDGAIAILASPTPPLVAAGGLVAERNRVPFITGAAPIESFKAIRKWKYGWDVFFWEPELGASPFKLVNDLALPTNKKIVILHDNGPDGQVVGGQAWPALAKEFGFEVVQNSGFPMDSMQFTSVIADAKASGADIMLVMSSTPQAVAIRKQMAAAGYAPKVLAMERGGEPQQYAEALGKLSDGSLAAAYWDPAWPFPGAADLPAAFEKETGQTWSRHIGTSYSVAKIMLDAIARAGSADGDAINDELAKTDASYAVGPVKFDENHTSKLPIAQAQWQGGEVKIVWPKDMASGELIFPVPAGN